From the Acidobacteriota bacterium genome, one window contains:
- a CDS encoding cysteine desulfurase-like protein — MTSPNNSVASIEEIRTHFPALNRQHHGYPVAYFDGPGGTQVPREVAAAISDYLFHHNANTHWAYPTSAETDALLLEARLTFADFFNCNADEVSFGANMTTITFHVGRALGRNWNPGEEIVVTELDHHANSDTWRELAKDRGLTVRTVKMLTETGQLDWDDLEAAITSKTKLLAIGGASNALGTVNDIQRAARLAHAVGALVYVDAVHYSHHILPDVKALECDFLACSAYKFYGPHIGVFYGRHELLESLDVPRLQPAASEAPEHLETGTQNHEGIIGAAAAVNFLASLAKVGPEGATRRERLQSTYAALHERGLEQVKLLWEGLRAIEGVTVYGPDPSQPRTSTISFTVKDIPSEEITKQLVERGLFTSHGDFYAQTVVEKLGKTEQGLVRVGCACYTTNEEINRLIDGVRDIARS; from the coding sequence ATGACAAGCCCAAACAACTCTGTCGCATCAATCGAAGAAATTCGCACGCATTTTCCCGCGCTCAATCGCCAACACCACGGCTATCCAGTAGCCTACTTCGACGGCCCCGGAGGCACACAGGTTCCGCGTGAAGTCGCCGCCGCCATCAGCGATTATCTGTTTCACCACAACGCCAACACCCATTGGGCCTATCCGACCAGCGCCGAAACCGACGCCTTATTGCTGGAAGCGCGCCTGACCTTCGCGGACTTTTTCAACTGCAATGCAGACGAAGTTTCCTTCGGCGCGAACATGACGACGATTACGTTTCACGTTGGCCGAGCCTTGGGCCGAAACTGGAATCCTGGCGAGGAAATCGTCGTCACGGAACTGGATCATCACGCAAACTCCGACACGTGGCGCGAACTGGCCAAAGACCGTGGCTTAACCGTCCGCACGGTCAAAATGCTGACCGAAACCGGTCAATTGGATTGGGACGACCTGGAAGCGGCAATCACGTCGAAAACCAAACTGCTGGCCATTGGCGGGGCGTCCAATGCGCTCGGCACGGTCAACGACATCCAGCGAGCCGCGCGATTGGCGCACGCGGTCGGCGCATTGGTTTATGTGGACGCGGTGCACTATTCGCACCACATCCTGCCGGATGTGAAAGCGTTGGAATGTGATTTTCTAGCCTGCTCGGCGTACAAGTTTTACGGCCCACACATCGGCGTGTTTTATGGACGCCACGAATTGCTGGAATCGCTGGACGTTCCGCGCCTGCAACCCGCCGCCAGCGAAGCGCCTGAACATCTGGAAACCGGCACCCAAAACCACGAAGGCATCATCGGCGCAGCCGCCGCCGTCAACTTTCTGGCTTCGTTAGCCAAAGTCGGCCCCGAAGGCGCAACGCGGCGCGAACGATTGCAAAGCACTTACGCCGCCTTGCACGAACGCGGCCTGGAACAAGTCAAACTTTTGTGGGAAGGCTTGCGCGCCATAGAAGGCGTCACAGTTTACGGCCCTGATCCCAGCCAACCACGCACTTCCACCATTTCCTTCACCGTGAAAGATATTCCCTCCGAAGAAATCACCAAGCAGTTGGTCGAACGCGGCCTTTTCACCTCGCACGGAGATTTTTACGCGCAAACCGTCGTGGAAAAACTCGGCAAAACGGAACAGGGCCTGGTGCGCGTCGGCTGCGCCTGTTACACCACGAACGAGGAAATCAACCGGCTGATTGACGGCGTGCGTGATATTGCGCGAAGCTAG
- the larA gene encoding nickel-dependent lactate racemase: MLTHLQYGKHGLPVEIPSSNVTVLAPQFIPGVPDEAVAFTEAVRHPINSKPLKELVNASDKVAIVIPDITRPLPSDRLLGWLFAELDHVPAENFRIVNGTGSHRVNTPAELEQMVGKDIAARIRIVNHNSHDPGTMKPAGKTSDGRDVFYNREYVEADKRIVMGFIEPHFMAGFSGGYKGIFPAVADIDSIMHYHRAEVIGSPMSTWGVLEGNPTQAQIRANGSLLPVDFCINVTLNRKREITAFFCGETLTAHAKGCEHSRSTVMIPCPKSFPIVVTTNSGYPLDQNLYQAVKGMSAAAQIVEQDGLIVAASKCNDGFPAHGNFKTLLFDHDSPQAILDTILAPGFSMYDQWEAQLLAMIRLKARVALHSDIPADEVHRAHLEATTDIAATITEELNRIGQYAPIAVLPEGPMTIPYLAQAATA; encoded by the coding sequence ATGCTTACTCATTTGCAATACGGCAAACACGGATTGCCAGTGGAAATTCCGTCCTCGAATGTCACGGTGCTGGCGCCGCAATTCATTCCTGGTGTGCCGGATGAAGCGGTGGCGTTTACTGAAGCCGTTCGCCATCCCATCAACAGCAAACCGCTGAAAGAACTGGTCAACGCTTCAGACAAAGTGGCGATTGTCATTCCGGACATCACACGTCCGTTGCCCAGCGACCGGTTGCTCGGTTGGCTGTTTGCGGAACTCGATCACGTTCCGGCGGAAAACTTCCGTATCGTCAACGGAACCGGTTCACATCGCGTGAACACTCCGGCGGAGCTTGAGCAGATGGTTGGCAAAGACATTGCCGCAAGGATTCGCATCGTCAATCACAACTCGCACGATCCTGGGACGATGAAACCGGCGGGCAAAACGTCCGATGGCCGCGACGTGTTTTACAACCGCGAATATGTCGAAGCCGACAAACGCATTGTGATGGGTTTCATCGAACCGCACTTTATGGCCGGTTTTTCGGGCGGCTACAAAGGGATATTCCCTGCCGTCGCGGACATTGATTCGATCATGCATTACCACCGCGCCGAAGTGATTGGCTCGCCGATGAGCACCTGGGGCGTGCTGGAAGGCAATCCAACGCAAGCGCAGATTCGCGCGAATGGTTCGCTACTGCCAGTGGATTTCTGCATCAACGTCACCTTAAACCGCAAACGCGAAATCACCGCGTTCTTTTGCGGTGAAACGCTGACTGCACATGCCAAAGGCTGCGAACATTCCCGCTCGACGGTGATGATCCCCTGCCCCAAATCGTTTCCGATTGTGGTGACAACCAATAGCGGCTACCCGCTGGATCAAAACTTGTACCAAGCCGTCAAGGGCATGTCCGCCGCCGCGCAAATCGTTGAGCAAGACGGATTGATCGTCGCCGCCTCAAAATGCAACGATGGATTTCCGGCGCACGGCAATTTCAAAACCCTTTTGTTTGACCACGATTCGCCGCAGGCAATTTTGGACACGATCCTTGCGCCCGGCTTTTCGATGTACGACCAATGGGAAGCGCAATTGTTGGCAATGATTCGATTGAAAGCCCGCGTGGCGCTTCACAGCGACATTCCGGCGGATGAAGTTCACCGCGCGCATCTGGAAGCGACAACCGACATTGCGGCGACGATCACCGAAGAATTGAATCGCATCGGTCAATATGCACCCATCGCAGTTTTGCCCGAAGGCCCGATGACGATTCCGTATCTGGCGCAAGCTGCAACCGCATAA